In Mytilus edulis chromosome 3, xbMytEdul2.2, whole genome shotgun sequence, the genomic window ggccaccaGCAAAGGTCAGAGTTTGGATTGAAACACTTTGAGACACGTCATTTTCATCTTCTTTTGGAGAACAttggaaataatttaaaatgaagCTCGAATTTttagttagggagctaccatttgatttttaaagggggggggggggggctaggatgaaatttgaaaaaaaggcaggacaggagttttgagtaaaaaaaagtcaggatgacaatttatgtaaaaaaaaagtcaggataaactaatttaaaaaaaggcaggaccgaatagagtgaaaaataaaaatgcaggacagagattacaacaacaaaaaaatgcaggacaaaatttttcatcgcCAGGGGCTCGTTTGTTACTTCGTTGAAATTACATAACTCGTGTTGATATTTCTCGATATTCAACCGTCACTCATGGTGAAACCTATACTTAGCTCACCTACCTAAAATGTAGGGCGAGCTGTTGCCATCACCTTCTGTCCGTCGTCCCGGTTCACTTTTCTTTAAAAATCTCCTATTCTGAAACCCCTGAAGGGATTTTTGTCCACCATGGCTGAAATAGACTATGGGGTTATGGCACCTTCTTTGCAAATAAGTCAAAAACTTATACAGATATCAGAGATATTCTAGCAGAGGGTAAAATTGATCTGTACAATCAGTCATAATGATTTGCCTCTGCCGAAATTTAAGTTCAGGTTGATCGAAAAACTTGTTTAAGAGCTATGGCCCCTTATTTGCAATTTTTGTCTCGCCTGCGACGAAAGTCGCAGTATGCGAGACATAGGTATTACTATCAGGTGGCGTTAACTATttgtttaaagctttatatttcagaagacCTGTGTGCTTCATATCTTGTATGCATataccttatgttacgaagtttccgtctgtcatatgtcctttgtccctgacctcattttcatggttcagcgactgcttgaaaaaaaaaaatttttgtcatatgaatttctcacttattatgagtaataggataaccatatttggtatatgggttcaTTGCAACGTTTTCATGTCTGTCAGACAAGTTTCGCCTGATctggacctcatttcatggatcagtgatgaAGGTTAAAGTTACGTGATTAGGTCCgtttctcaaatactataagcagtaggtcaaccatatgtggtgtatggaatgactgtaacgggtacatgtcagtctggcaggtttcatctgaccttgacctcattttcatggttcattggtcaatgttaagttttcatggtttggtctttttcttgtatactataagcaataggtcaactatgtttggtgtatggaatgattgtaatatgtacatgtctgtctggcagggttcatctgaccttgacctcattttcatggatcattgataattttaagtttatgtgatacttgtagtgaaACTTTATCATTAGGACCATCACCATTAAACCAATCATGGTTagtaaagcaggcgagacatttcagcgtgtgcacttttGTTTAACGAATCCACTACAAAGTAACGACACTTGTGTAGGACCTTTATCAAGTTTGGTTCGATTCTGATTAGTGATTCTCAAAAAGGGAGATGCAAATGTGGTTTTCCATAGGGtttcaatgcaaattttgacCACCGCTAGTGGCCAGACAGTTTGAATTTCGGATCGGCtcaaaaagtaacaacacttgttaAGGACTTTGGTAAGAACatatttacttataataagatTCAATCAAATCAATTCAGTAGTTATAGAAAACTCTTGAAAATCGACCAAACAGAATGTTCAAAGTCCCCTGGTGGATGTACGTACGGACGggcggacggacaagggtaacactatATGCCAGAATACCCATAGTGGTTCCAAAGAAGATTTTTAAACTAAACGGTTAATGGACGGAAGACGGATGCATGATGATGGCATTGGCTGAGGCTCATGTGATTCTTCAGATTAGGTGCAACAAAACACAAaccaacatataaatataaaaaagaagatgatatggtatgattgccaatgagacaactcgccacaaaagaccaaatgactcagaaattaacagctataggtcaccgtacggccttcaacaatgagcaaagcccataccgcatagtcagctataaaaggccccgaaatcacaaatgtaaaacaactcaaactagaaaactaacggcctacttaatgtacaaaaaaatgaacgaaaaacaaatatgtaacacagcaacaaacgacaaccactgaattacaggcccctgacttgggacaggcacatacatacagaatgtggcggggttaaacatgttagcgagatcccaaccctcccctaacctgggacagtggtgtaacagtacaacataagaacgaaccataaaaatcagttgaaaaaggtttaactcatcagatggatacaaatagaaatacatcaaacaaaaacacaatgtcAACTGGAAAGATTTCTTGAGATTGCATAACTTAGTTTTGcaaatgcttaaaatattatgaatattatatacatcatacaatttaattaaacaatgttaaatgataagttttttttcGCAAAATACGTTGAACAGAAGACGACGTGCTTCAAACTTTGGAATTCGTAAAATGAAGATTTATCTGAgaattgtattttgtttattaattttttttatcattgtccTTCAGATATCTATCTATCCTCGAGGCTTAATGATTATGTAATGATATCAACATAGTTCATTATCAAACATAAATATTCACAAATCCATAAATATCCTGCGTTTTACGGATAAACACTCAATAATTGTGTGATGTCAAATATGATTCACAAATGACTAAGTAACCATTGACGAAGACCTAAGTAAAGAGCTTTGCATTCGTTTATATTTGTCGGAGGATCTACTTGATTAGCCCTCATGTACAAACAACCAAGTTCAAATTACTCTTCCTCACATGGAAAAAGGTCGTCATGTGCGCATTCCGATTTACAAATCTCCAACTCATCATCCGAAATACTTTGTACATAATCTGCTGATGCCCATAATTCGGGTAGTAAGTAAAGAGCTATTGGACGATCATCAGGAAGGTTTGAACGACTTCGCCTGATACGATGCATATCCCACACCAATGCTGTTTCTTCGAGTTCAGCCTGAAAAATaatcattgacacatgtatactaTCCACTGCACTTCTACAAATGCGACGCGGACGAGGAGCAAAATGCTTGATAATGCTGAGACCgtagttttttattattttttttattttcatgaatcCTCAAACTATGAATTTTGTCAGAAAATGTcctaaacataaaatataataagtaTGACCTTACTGGAAAGACAGCAATGGTACATTAATTTGACATAAGACTGATTATATTTTATTGACATTTCGTGATTATAATGACTTGTATTCCTTTCATTCTGGCCAAGTGAAAAAACATTCACgtgcattttttcaaaattttacagaGATGGATGATCATTGTTAATTTGAGCAGAAAACATGTTTAGActcaataataaatataatttcagcAAATTTCAAATCCTAACCAAAGTTAATGAGTAATGCAACCAGAAAAACAAACCAACCTGCTCAGAAAGATATTCAAGGTTGAACCTCCACCACCACCACACACATACCCTACCGCCATACCCGTGACCCATACATCTCCAACACAATACCTCGATGAAGGATTTCATGTGAAGATGAATAACATACCTGTAGTAACTTCATGCAGCAAAACTGTACTAGATTAACATCAAGTTTATTGCCAGTAAAATTCCCAGTATCTCTAAGATCCTTCATTTCTTTTACCCATTTCCCTGTACATTGTTTGCGTAGAATTGCCCACCAAGACTCTATTCGAGTGTTTAAAGTACTTTTTCCATAAATGAATGAATCTTCATTTCTTTCGTTTCTTGATAAAAAATTCTGCATTGCTGCAACTGTGCCATTTTCGGTACCCATATCACCCCTCATATGATAAGGATACCCACCTGCATTCTGTATAGCCTCAATAAAGTATTTTGCTATGACTTTTGGATCGCTGCTAGTTTTTCCTACTTTAACCCACATCATTTTTCTCGAGAAGCCATCTACACAACCGTTAATACATAGGCCATATGGTTTGAGTTTATCGTATGCATCAATATGCCAGCAATAGTTGGGGCCTTGGCTGAAATATTTTCTTCTGATTAAGCGATTC contains:
- the LOC139518089 gene encoding uncharacterized protein — encoded protein: MNLPYKDIVEVLLLNHGISLSLRHLKRILRNMHLSRRKEYTDLRTVINFVESDVESNGSHGYRWMYNKCVLHGLKVTRESIRHILKLVEPRGVEMRSKNRLIRRKYFSQGPNYCWHIDAYDKLKPYGLCINGCVDGFSRKMMWVKVGKTSSDPKVIAKYFIEAIQNAGGYPYHMRGDMGTENGTVAAMQNFLSRNERNEDSFIYGKSTLNTRIESWWAILRKQCTGKWVKEMKDLRDTGNFTGNKLDVNLVQFCCMKLLQAELEETALVWDMHRIRRSRSNLPDDRPIALYLLPELWASADYVQSISDDELEICKSECAHDDLFPCEEE